In Gemmatimonadota bacterium, the genomic stretch GGAAATGTTGCGGGGATAGCCGGAACCCGCGGACAACCTGTCAGGCCTCTTCCGACTTCGACGCAAGCGACGCGTAACTCACCCTTTTGCCTCCAGCGACGCGTAACTCACGCCCTCGCCGCTGTCGTGACTCACCGGCAGGCCTACTTCCTCCCATCCCGGATTGACCACCTGGCCGAAGGGCGTCATCTCGCCGCTGAACCCGCAGCGCATGTTGACGACCGTCTGGTATCCCATCGACTGCAGCAGTTCGGCGGCGTGATTGGAGCGCTGGCCCGTCCGGCAACCCAGTACCAGCTTCGAATCCTCCGGATAGTTCGCCTTCATCACCCGGACGAAATCGGGGTTGGGCGTCATCTGCCCGGTCTGCTCGTCCGCGTGCAGCAGGGGGACGTTAACGGCCGGCGCGGGATGGCCCTGGTCGAATTCGGGAACCGACCGGACGTCGATGTATGCGTATCCCTCGGATTCGACCAGCCTGGCCGCCTCGTCGGGCATGACCTGTTCCACGCTCATCTAAGTACTCCTTCCTTTAACTGCCATCATGATCGGCGCCGCGGGTCGCGTCCGCACCGCGGATCGCCTTGATAACGCCGGCTACCACGTCTCCACGATATGCCCCGAGTTCGGAAACCAGATCACATCCACTCCGTAGGAAAGCGCCACGCCCAGTACGTACCCCACCAGCATGCCGATGAAGAAGGGCTGCGACTGGCGGTAGAGTCTCGTGCCGCCCAGTTTCATGATTATGGCCTTGACGAGCCAGACGAGGAAGATCGACGTGGCGATCATCCCGATGCCCCAGGTCTTGGCCACCGCCCATCCGATGGGGTGCAGCGGCCACCAGTGGAAATTGTGGTGGGCCAGGATCAGCAGCCAGGCGATGAGTGCGCCGAGCCCGAGACCCAGGTACTCCCCGCCGGTCAACTGCGTCTGGTTATTGATCCACGTCGTCAGTGTGTTGTATCCCGCTTTGGCGTTGCCGAAAGCATCGGCGAATCCATCCGCCCCGGTGGTGTTGTATCCCAGGAAGATGGTGTAGACGACCGAAATGACCGCGGCCATGACGAGTGCCGAGATGATAACGGGAAAGATGCCGCGCCGGGCGCCGCCGATCTCGTCGCCCATCTTGTTGACGTGGGCCATGGCGCACATGCCCAGTGTCCGCCAGTTCCTCGAGAAGGTCTGGGACAGCGTCAGTATCGTGAGGTCGGCCCGGTGCAGGTTCGCCGACCCGAAGGAGAACACGGTGAATTCATGGGCGTTATAGGGCAGGTCGAGGTTGATGAGCCCTGCTTCCGCCACCACGCGGGTGACCCCGATATAGAGCAGCATGCAGGTGGCCAGCAGCGTGGCCGCGGCGGCGACAGTCATCCCCATGCTGACCAGGAAGAAGAACATGTAGGCGATGCCGATCACCACGCCGCCCATGGCGGTCCGGTACGAGAAGAACTCTCCCGAATCATCGATGTCGCGGCCCCGGCCGATAGCCTTTCTCACCACATCATACAGGTGGCGGCGCGCCATCCAGAGTCCGAAGAGGGTAAACATGAAGAAACCGCCCAGGTGCTGGGCCGTGACGATCTCGGTCGTCTTCGGAATGCCGAACCGGCTCATGATGCCGATCTGGATCGTGGCAAGCAGGAAGAACACCCAGATGCTGAACAGGATATTCAGGTTCGTGAAGAACCCGATGCCGATGAAAGCGAAATTGATCTTGAACTGAATCGGCGGGAAGGATTCGGCCAGGGTGATCGGTATGCGGTAGTCTCCCCCCAGCCTGATGGGCGGCACGACGTCCCAATACGAAATGATGTTCCATAGAATGATGAAGAGGGGGATGCTGAAACCGTACCAGAACACCCTGGACCGGGCGATCCGGGGCAGCACGGAGCCGCTTTCGTCATCCTCGATGAGCAGCAGGGGGACGCGGGCCAGCGGAAAGGTCAACCGCTCCCTTTCGATCCATTGCTTGCGCAGGATCACCATGAGCGAGGCGCTGGCGAAGAAGAGGGCCAGGAAGAAGGTGCCCCACCAGCTCATGGGGATGATCCAGTCCCGCCAGGGAATGACCCCCGTGGACGGCAGGCCCTCGTAGAACCAGCGTATGGCCTGTCGTTCGTCGGTGACGACCAGCCAGGTCGGCAGGTACTCGAAGAACAACTCGACGTATCTGTTCTCGGAATTGGCGTAGTAGTGGGGGATGGAGGGCACGGCGACCCAGTAGGTGGTAAAGGCCCACCCCGGAACGGCCGAGGCCGTGAACACGATGAAGAATATGATAATCAGTTCCGGCGCGGTGAAAATCCGCGTGGGCGCGAAACGCTTCAACAGGCCGTTTATGACGAAGACGACCAGCATGAAGGGGAAGAGCGCCGCCATGGGCATGTGGGTGATGGAAAGGTAGGAGGAGTGGGCTTCGAAGGCGGAATGCACGACCCACCACGCCATGAGTGCGGAGAGTCCCAGGCCGAGACCCACCGCCCGGAGCGTCATGCCCGACGCCAGGCCCCCATGCCGGGCGGGAGCGCCTGCTCCGAGAGGATGGGAATCCGGCTTCCCGGACGGCGCGGAAGACCGCTGGCGTACGCTCATGGGACGGATCGCTTGAGGGGATGGAATTCACTGGATTTACCGGTCGCCCGCCGGCCGAGCGCCGGTCTCTCACCGTTCGTACACCGGTCGCTCGCCGGTCGTTCCGGGATGGGCACAATGTATCTTCCCGTCGGGGTCCGATCAAGGACTAAAACGGCTGGCGGAGGGCTGCGGACAGGCCGCCGACGGGCCGACGACGAGCCGCCCAGGAGCCGCGGACAGGCCCGCTGGATACGCGGCTGTTTCCCTTGACACCGGCCCGTGCGCGCCATACAATGGACGGGGTTTTCGGCCGTTGTTTTTCGTCCCCTGATTCCTGGCAAAAAGGACCGTTTTCATGCAGTATCTGCTCACCGGCGGATATGGTTGCATCGGTTCGTGGATCGTGAAGAACCTGGTCGACGACGGACACGATGTCGCCATCTACGACCTGGTGGAACACACCGCCCGCATGGCGTTGATCATGGACACGGAAGAGATCGCCCGGGTTCGGTTCATCGAGGGCGACATCGCCGACGGTCCCCACTTCACCCGGGTGGTCGGAGAAACGGGCGCGTCCCGCATCATACACCTGGCCGGGCTGCAGGTGCCCGTCTGCCGGGCCGACCCCATCAAGGGCGCCACGGTCAACGTGATCGGCACGCTCAACGTCTTCGAGGCGGCGAAAACCCATGCCGATATCGTGAAGCGCATCGTCTACGCGAGTTCCGCGGCCGTCTACGGCATGGAGGACGACTACGATGCGGGTCCGGTCGGCAACGACGCGGTATTGCGGCCCGTCACCCACTACGGCGTCTTCAAGCAGTGCAACGAGGCGAACGCCCGGGTGTATTACCTCGACCACGGCATTTCCAGCATCGGCCTGCGGCCATGGACTGTCTACGGCCCGGGGCGGGACTTCGGCCTGACCTCCGACCCCACGAAGGCGGTCAAGGCCGCCCTGTTAAGCCGCCCTTACGTGATCGGGTACGGCGGGCGGAACAACATGCAGTACGTGAACGACACGGCACGAACCTTCATCCGGTGCGCCGAGGTCGCCACCGATGGCGCCGGAGCCTACAGCATCCGCGGCGACGTCGTGACCATCGACGAAGTCATCGCGTCCATCGAGCGCGTCGTCCCGGGTTCGGAGGGACTCATCTCCCACCTGGACCTGAACTTGCCCATCGCGCCCGACCTCGATGACCGCGCCATCCAGGAGGACGTGGGCGAGATCCCCTACACGCCGCTGGACGAGGGGATCAGGGAGACCTGGGACGTATTCCGCCGCCATCACGAGGCCGGCACGCTGAGCACGGACGACCTGTAGGGACCACCTTGGTACTGCGGCTTCGCAGCCCCAACGAACCGAATCTCCACTATGTATCGGACCTGTACAATCAGTTGCAGGCGGTGACCGAATGACGCTGGAACGTCAGATACAGGCCATGCGGACGGACGGCTGGTGCGTCCTGGACGGCATCATCCCGGGGGACAGGCTGGACGAGGTACGCCACCAAGTCATCGCTTCCACCAACCGCCACCGGAATCCCGATGCACCCGCGAACATCGGCCACGTGAGCGGTTTCCTGAAGTACGACCAGTCGCTGGCGCCCTGGCTCGCGGACCCGCGGCTCCTCGACCTGGCCGGCGTGCTGCTCGGACGCCATTTCCGCATCTCCTTCACCACGGCCACCATCAACGAACCCGGGAACGAACGCGGAGGCTGGCACGCGGACTGGCCCTTCAACCAGCGGAACGCGGGACATGTGCCCGCTCCGTACCCGGACGCGGTCATGCACCTCACCACCATCTGGATGCTCTCCTCCTTCACCGGCGAAAACGGGGGCACGCTCATCGTCCCGGGCAGTCACCGCAAGGACAACAATCCCACCGGCAACAACGGAGTTTCTCCGGACGAACCCCATCCGAACGAGCTGAACGTGACCGGCGAGGCGGGAAGTGTCCTCGTCATGGACAGCCGGCTCTGGCATTCGACGGCCGCCAACACCTCCCGGGATCCCCGCGTGGCGGTCGTCGTCCGCTATGCGCCCTGGTGGCTGAACCTGAACGTGCTGCGGCCCGGTTCGGAAGACCGCCGGATCCTGGTGGACGAGACCGGCATAACGGAAAACCTGGTCCCCACCCTCCCCAGGGACGTCTTCGACGGACTGCCCGGTGAGCTGAAGCCCCTCGTGTCTCACTGGGCGGAGTAGGATTCTCAATACCTCAGTAAGACATTCCCTGGGTCCCCGAAACATTATACCCGTCGCATTAGTCTAATGTTTAAGAATCGCAGTACGTAGTTTCGATTCTATAACTCGAGACTGGAGGATGATATGAACCGGAATGGAGTTGTAGCGGTTTTATGCGCGTTTCTTTGGACTTCAAGCGCGTGCAGCACCCAGGAGTTCGGATTTGAGCGCGAAGGGCGGGACTATATCGAGGGCGATCAGGAAAGATTCGAGGTAAATCCTGGAGGTACACTGACGGTCGATGCCGAATTAGGGGCAATTTACATCAGAAGTTCAAACAATGACGAAGTCGATGTCCTGGTGAGAAAACGACTAAGGTCAACCGATGCTGACCAGGCGCGTAAAGCCTTTAGTAATGTTGAAATCGATATCAAACAGGTGGATAAAGGGGTACGTATCGAAGTCGATCAGATCAGGAACGTCACGTACAGACGATGGTTCTGGCAGGACTGGCCGGATCGGCTATCTGTAGATATCGAAGTAACGGTACCCGTGGAATATAACCTGGATCTCAGTACGATCAGCGGTGATATCCGGACTACAAATACCGTAGGTGACGTGACCGCAAAGACCCTTTCAGGGAACATTTCGACCGGTCCCGCCGAAGGAAACTTGAGCATAAAAACGAACAGCGGGAATATCAGAACCGGTCCCGTAGTAGGCAAGGTGCATACCATTACTCTGAGTGGCTATAACGAAATCGGCCCAGTCAACGGCGAAGTGAAGGTCCGTTCGAATTCTGGCAACATCAAAACAGGTAGCGTAGAAGGTAATGTACAAGGCAAGTCTTTAAGTGGTAACATCGTAATCGGCCCCGTGCATGGTGACGTGACAGTCAGTACGAACTCCGGCAGCATCGAGTCCAGTTTCGTTGACGGGAATCTGAAAGCCTCGTCATTAAGCGGCAGCGTTAAAACGGGTCCGGTGAAAAACGACGTTACAGTCAGCACAACGGACGGCGATATTGACACCGGGGATATTGGGGGGAGTGTACAATCCAGTTCCCTATCCGGCCATATCAGCATCGGTGCTGTAAATAGTAATGTAAAAGCCAATACGACCTCCGGAAACATCAAGGTCTCAAACGTGTTCGGCGTTTCCGAAACCAGATCCCTGAGCGGAGACATCAGGCTAGGCTCTACACATGGCGGCATTGTTGCCAGTACAGCCAGTGGTGACATCGAAGGGGATTTGATCGATACTGATTCATCCGTTGATGCCAGATACCAATTTCAATCACTAGCCGGTGACATTTCAATAATCCTACCATTCGACATGCCGGCTGTTATCGATGCGCAGATAAGTATCGGGGAGATCATTGATCCTTGGTTGCCAAATTCGTGGCATGTCCTGAGGCATATCGATTCGGATTTTGATCTGGACGTTAGTAAAGTGGAATCCAGCCCGGGTAACCATACAATTAAAGCTGTCGGTGAAATAAATGGCGGAGGGAACGATATTATACTAGTGACCAATGATGGAAAAATACGAATCCGCAGCAAAGACGATTGGTAGTGGTGTCAGTTTGTTCGAAGGTAAGCACGTCCGGACGGTACGCAACGAGTAAAGGCACAACCTTTAAATCCCTTCGAGAGTCTCAATAACAACATCGTGCAGATTCTCTAGCTATACAACCGTGGGAGTTCGATGAGTATGAAGAAGATATGGATCACAATGATTGCGTTTATAAGCGTTACTCCAGTTCTTGATTCCGTCGCGCAGGATGCACAGGATACCGACATCATGCGAACTGAACGGGGATTCGTGGAGAGCACCACGGCGACGTACACGGTCGACCCCGGCGGCGAGCTGATCATCGACGCCGACTTCGGATCCGTTCGGATTGAGACCGCGACCACCGACAAAGTGGAAATCCTTGTCGAAAAGCAACGGAAGGAAGGCACCGCAGACGAGGCCCGCCGCGCCTTCGAAGATGTGGAGGTAACCACGGAACAGCAGGGCAACGACGTGCACCTCCGCGTCGACCATTCGCGATGGTTGGGACGCAACGGCCTGTCCATCGAGATGACGGTCCAGGTGCCCTATACCTACGATCTGGACATCGAGACGGCAGGCGGAAGCATAATCATCGCGGACCTGGACGGCGAGATCGTGGCCAAGACGGCAGGCGGAAGCATCCGCATCGGCGCCACGCAAGGGG encodes the following:
- a CDS encoding DUF4097 domain-containing protein codes for the protein MNRNGVVAVLCAFLWTSSACSTQEFGFEREGRDYIEGDQERFEVNPGGTLTVDAELGAIYIRSSNNDEVDVLVRKRLRSTDADQARKAFSNVEIDIKQVDKGVRIEVDQIRNVTYRRWFWQDWPDRLSVDIEVTVPVEYNLDLSTISGDIRTTNTVGDVTAKTLSGNISTGPAEGNLSIKTNSGNIRTGPVVGKVHTITLSGYNEIGPVNGEVKVRSNSGNIKTGSVEGNVQGKSLSGNIVIGPVHGDVTVSTNSGSIESSFVDGNLKASSLSGSVKTGPVKNDVTVSTTDGDIDTGDIGGSVQSSSLSGHISIGAVNSNVKANTTSGNIKVSNVFGVSETRSLSGDIRLGSTHGGIVASTASGDIEGDLIDTDSSVDARYQFQSLAGDISIILPFDMPAVIDAQISIGEIIDPWLPNSWHVLRHIDSDFDLDVSKVESSPGNHTIKAVGEINGGGNDIILVTNDGKIRIRSKDDW
- a CDS encoding rhodanese-like domain-containing protein, yielding MSVEQVMPDEAARLVESEGYAYIDVRSVPEFDQGHPAPAVNVPLLHADEQTGQMTPNPDFVRVMKANYPEDSKLVLGCRTGQRSNHAAELLQSMGYQTVVNMRCGFSGEMTPFGQVVNPGWEEVGLPVSHDSGEGVSYASLEAKG
- a CDS encoding phytanoyl-CoA dioxygenase family protein; protein product: MTLERQIQAMRTDGWCVLDGIIPGDRLDEVRHQVIASTNRHRNPDAPANIGHVSGFLKYDQSLAPWLADPRLLDLAGVLLGRHFRISFTTATINEPGNERGGWHADWPFNQRNAGHVPAPYPDAVMHLTTIWMLSSFTGENGGTLIVPGSHRKDNNPTGNNGVSPDEPHPNELNVTGEAGSVLVMDSRLWHSTAANTSRDPRVAVVVRYAPWWLNLNVLRPGSEDRRILVDETGITENLVPTLPRDVFDGLPGELKPLVSHWAE
- a CDS encoding DUF4097 domain-containing protein, whose protein sequence is MRTERGFVESTTATYTVDPGGELIIDADFGSVRIETATTDKVEILVEKQRKEGTADEARRAFEDVEVTTEQQGNDVHLRVDHSRWLGRNGLSIEMTVQVPYTYDLDIETAGGSIIIADLDGEIVAKTAGGSIRIGATQGDVNARTLGGSIRIGPTEGGVSAKTLGGSIDIGDANGDVSAQTMGGSIRVGRTEGDLTAYTMGGNITVESVSGKASAKTLGGKVRVGST
- a CDS encoding NAD-dependent epimerase/dehydratase family protein, with amino-acid sequence MQYLLTGGYGCIGSWIVKNLVDDGHDVAIYDLVEHTARMALIMDTEEIARVRFIEGDIADGPHFTRVVGETGASRIIHLAGLQVPVCRADPIKGATVNVIGTLNVFEAAKTHADIVKRIVYASSAAVYGMEDDYDAGPVGNDAVLRPVTHYGVFKQCNEANARVYYLDHGISSIGLRPWTVYGPGRDFGLTSDPTKAVKAALLSRPYVIGYGGRNNMQYVNDTARTFIRCAEVATDGAGAYSIRGDVVTIDEVIASIERVVPGSEGLISHLDLNLPIAPDLDDRAIQEDVGEIPYTPLDEGIRETWDVFRRHHEAGTLSTDDL